AGCGACACCACGCCCGATGCCGATTTACTCGACCGGTTCATCACCGACCGAGACGGGCTCGCGTTCGCGACCCTGGTGTGCCGTCACGGGCCGATGGTACTGGCCGTGTGTCGGCGCGTGCTCCGGCACCGCCAGGACGCTGAGGACGCATTCCAAGCGACGTTCCTAGTTCTGGCCCGGCGGGCCGGCGCAGTCGAGCCCCGGTCGCTGCTGGTGAACTGGCTCTATGGCGTCGCGTTCCGCACGGCGCTCAGCGCGCGGCGGATGGCGTCCCGTCGGCGGACCCGCGAGGCGCGCGCGGCCCTGGGCCCCGAAGTGGCGTGTACCGAAGAAACGGGGCTCGCGCCCGAGCTGTTGGCAGCTCTCGACCGGGAGTTGGCGGCCCTGCCGAACGTGTATCGCGCGGCGGTTGTGGTGTGCGATTTGGAGGGGTTACCCCGGCGCGAAGCGGCAAATCGGCTCGGGTGGACCGAGGGCACCTTATCGAGCCGGCTGGCCCGCGCGCGGTCTCTGCTCGCCCGACGCCTGTCCCGGTACGGTCTCGTGGTGCCCGCGGCGGGGTTGGTCTCAGTAACGAATCCGTCAGTCCTCGCAACTGAACTAGCCGATTCGACGATTCGATTGAGCAAATTGGTCGCGACCGGGGGCGCCGTAGGCACCGCCCCGGTCGCCATACTGATGGAGGGGACGATGAAGGCGATGTTGTTGACCAAGTTCAAGACCGCGGTCACCACGGCCGTGGTCGTCTGCGCGGTTGCGGCCATAACCACAGCCGGGTGGTGGGCCAACACGGCCGTCGCGGATGCCCCCAAAGTGGCCGACGCCCCGAAGACCGAGGAGCCGAAGCGAGGGGCGCCGAATCTCGACAAGGAGCGGATTGCCGAACTGGAGCGCGAGCGGAACCGATTCGTGCAGAGAATCGCCGAACTTCATGACCGACTGGTTGGCGCTGAGCAACACCAGCGTGCGACCGCGTTGGCGTGGAAAGAGGCTACTACCGCGCTCTTAAAAAAGAACGAAGTTCTTCCGGAGGCACTGATGCCTGGTCCGAACTCGCCGCTTCCGAAACCGGGCCCGACGGGCATTGGCGGCATGGAGCCGGGGCCGAAACTGCACAAGGAACCGGCTCCAAATCAGTCCAAACCGGGACATATTGGGGTACGGGTATACCCGGTCGGTGATTTAGCCAAAGACCAGAAAGAAGGTGAAGCTCTAGCTAAGGTGCTCCGAGCCACCGTGGAGCCCAAGTCCTGGGGTACGGATACCGGGTCCATCGAGTTTCTTGCGAGCCGCTCGGCGCTCGTGGTGTGCCAGACGGAGAAGGGGCACCACGAGGTCGCCGAGTTGCTCAAGTTGCTTCAGTCGCAGAGGTCGGGTAAGAAATAGCGTGGTGATGGTGCCGTCGGACGACCGAATCAGGCTCGATGCGTTTACGGGGGCGGTTCATTCTTTCCCGAGCACCAAGTCCACAACCCAACACCCGCGGACGTGCGGACCTGTTCCTCGGCAATGACCGAGGATGTCCTCGTTCTCGCACCCGGCGTCTTGAAGCGCGTCCGCGAGAATCGGCATAACGTCGAAGGTGCGCGATTCATACATCCGGTCCGCGAGGGCAAGGGCCGGGGGCGTGCGCCACGACGGAGAGAAGGCCACGGGGCGAAACGGGTTCCCGAAGATGTCTCGAAGGAGCGTGGCTTGTTCCGCTGACTCGACAGAATCAGCTGCTCGCCACGTTTCTAAATCGGCACGGGGGGAGCTGCCTAATGTTCCGGTGGCGACGACAGCAGCGGCAACCGTAGCCGTGCGGAGAGCCGCGCTCGTAGCAAACGGGCTGCAAACCGAGCAGAGCAGCCGGTCGTGTTGGAAGGCATTAACACGCGGGATGAGACCGAGCCCGTGGGCATGTTGCTCCAAGGCGGTAATGATACTCACATCCGGAGTCTCGCACCACGGCCAAGCCCGGCGACAACACGCGACTGCGAACAGGCGCAACTTCCGGTCGCTCGACTTGGCTTGAAGGAACTGCACCATTGGCGCTGGGTCGGTA
This region of Gemmata massiliana genomic DNA includes:
- a CDS encoding RNA polymerase sigma factor; its protein translation is MTELARLRRLTATSDTTPDADLLDRFITDRDGLAFATLVCRHGPMVLAVCRRVLRHRQDAEDAFQATFLVLARRAGAVEPRSLLVNWLYGVAFRTALSARRMASRRRTREARAALGPEVACTEETGLAPELLAALDRELAALPNVYRAAVVVCDLEGLPRREAANRLGWTEGTLSSRLARARSLLARRLSRYGLVVPAAGLVSVTNPSVLATELADSTIRLSKLVATGGAVGTAPVAILMEGTMKAMLLTKFKTAVTTAVVVCAVAAITTAGWWANTAVADAPKVADAPKTEEPKRGAPNLDKERIAELERERNRFVQRIAELHDRLVGAEQHQRATALAWKEATTALLKKNEVLPEALMPGPNSPLPKPGPTGIGGMEPGPKLHKEPAPNQSKPGHIGVRVYPVGDLAKDQKEGEALAKVLRATVEPKSWGTDTGSIEFLASRSALVVCQTEKGHHEVAELLKLLQSQRSGKK